A stretch of Brassica rapa cultivar Chiifu-401-42 chromosome A08, CAAS_Brap_v3.01, whole genome shotgun sequence DNA encodes these proteins:
- the LOC103834957 gene encoding defensin-like protein 159: protein MGKLSCSYFLVFTIIFSACLMVERAEGKYCEITIDKEQTCIHSLCVQDCYALYNGVAHCVDDPEVPGSNLNCRCKYNC from the exons ATGGGGAAGTTATCATGTTCTTATTTTCTTGTATTCACGATTATATTTTCAG cGTGTTTAATGGTTGAAAGAGCTGAAGGAAAATATTGTGAAATAACCATTGACAAAGAACAAACATGCATCCACTCCTTATGCGTTCAAGACTGCTACGCGCTTTACAATGGTGTTGCACATTGTGTGGACGATCCTGAAGTTCCCGGATCTAATCTTAACTGCCGTTGTAAATATAACTGTTAA
- the LOC103834956 gene encoding defensin-like protein 159, translating to MTKLSCSYFLVLVIIFLACLMVERAEGKLCQITINKEQTCIISFCIQDCYALYNGVGHCLDDPKIPGHNLNCRCKYNC from the exons ATGACGAAGTTATCATGTTCTTATTTTCTTGTACTGGTGATTATATTTTTAG CGTGTTTAATGGTTGAAAGAGCTGAGGGAAAGCTATGTCAAATAACCATTAACAAAGAACAGACATGTATAATATCCTTTTGCATTCAAGATTGCTATGCGCTTTATAATGGCGTTGGACATTGTTTGGACGATCCTAAAATTCCCGGACATAATCTTAACTGTCGCTGTAAATATAATTGTTAA